Proteins from a single region of Juglans microcarpa x Juglans regia isolate MS1-56 chromosome 5S, Jm3101_v1.0, whole genome shotgun sequence:
- the LOC121266751 gene encoding uncharacterized protein LOC121266751 encodes MSFLTLFLLLLLPPTAISSLHDLLQSQGLPPGLFPENVKTYSLDQTGLLEVHLEQPCLAKFETRVFFESIVRANLSFRGLKGLEGLSQEELFLWLPVKDIIVNDPSSGLILFDIGVAHKQLSLSLFEKPPVCKPQDLVLERDGKNKMGFQAQR; translated from the exons ATGTCTTTCCTCACtctctttcttctcctcctccttcctcccACGGCCATCTCTTCCCTCCACGACCTCCTCCAAAGCCAAGGCCTCCCACCTGGTCTCTTCCCAGAAAACGTCAAAACATACAGTCTTGACCAAACTGGTCTTCTGGAGGTGCACCTGGAGCAGCCATGCTTGGCTAAGTTCGAGACTAGAGTGTTCTTTGAAAGCATAGTTCGGGCTAACCTCAGCTTTCGTGGGCTTAAAGGGTTGGAGGGCTTGTCTCAGGAAGAACTCTTTCTATGGCTTCCGGTTAAGGATATCATTGTTAACGATCCATCTTCAGGGCTcattttgtttgatattggTGTTGCTCATAAACagctctccctttctctctttgAAAAACCTCCAGTTTGTAAACCTCAAG ACCTGGTATTGGAGAGGGATGGGAAGAACAAGATGGGATTTCAAGCTCAGAGATGA